One genomic region from Carcharodon carcharias isolate sCarCar2 chromosome 12, sCarCar2.pri, whole genome shotgun sequence encodes:
- the LOC121284665 gene encoding transcription factor 15-like: protein MKSTANIQSCQAKPIASDIEELESGSESSQNDSTGKRKRKIHSTGFNKQRQAANARERDRTHSVNTAFTALRTLIPTEPADRKLSKIETLRLASSYISHLANVLLLGEDCLDGQPCLKYRAVMQGSNSDVNTAAPRPICTFCLSNQRKTLREGEKHLTV from the exons ATGAAGTCTACAGCCAATATCCAATCCTGCCAGGCAAAACCCATTGCTTCTGATATCGAGGAACTTGAAAGCGGGAGTGAGAGTAGTCAGAATGACAGCACTGGGAAAAGGAAGAGGAAGATCCATTCAACTGGATTTAACAAACAACGGCAAGCAGCAAACGCAAGAGAGCGGGACAGAACCCACAGTGTAAACACAGCATTCACAGCTCTCAGGACTCTCATTCCCACCGAACCAGCAGACCGCAAACTATCAAAGATAGAGACTCTGCGTTTGGCCTCCAGTTATATTTCCCATCTGGCAAATGTCCTTCTCCTGGGAGAGGACTGtctggacgggcagccctgtttaAAATATCGAGCTGTCATGCAGGGCAGCAATAGCGATGTAAATACTGCAGCACCCAGACCTATATGCACCTTCTGCCTTAGTAATCAAAGGAAAACG CTTAGAGAAGGGGAAAAGCACCTTACTGTTTGA